The genomic segment TCTTTCCAGCGGTCATCTATCTCTGAAGCCCCGATCGGTGCCGATTCACGGTACGTGCTGCGCGATGAAGCGCTGCACTTGGTCTACATTGACGTCCATGACCTCGACGCGCTGCGGCAGCGTCTCGATGCCTTCCATGCCTGCGGGTCGATCGGGTCTGTGCCCGAGCGCTTCGACGATCGTCTCCTCGAATTTTGTCGGCAGTGCGGTTTCCAGAACGACCATCGGCATATCGGCCGTGCGGTGTTCGCTGCCGACCTTGAGCCCGTCAGCGGTGTGGGGATCGATGACCAGTCCGTAGCGGTCATGGGTGCGGCGGATCGTCGCAAGGCGGTCAGCATGCGTGCTGCGACCAGAGACAAAGCCGAAGTCGGGCAGACGGGCGAAGCAGGGCAGTGACGACAGGTCGAAACTGCCGCCGGCGTCGACTTTTGACCACAACTGGCGGATGAGGTCCGGGTCGCGGCCGACCAGATCGAAGACGAAGCGCTCGAAGTTGGAAGCCTTCGAGATGTCCATCGACGGACTCGAGGTCGCTGCGGTTTCGCTGGGCGCGCGCGGGCGGTAGACGCCGCTGCGGAAAAACTCGTCGAGGACGTCGTTCTCGTTCGTCGCCAGCACCAGGCGGCCGATCGGCAGTCCCATCATGCGCGCGATATGGCCAGCGCAGATGTTGCCGAAGTTGCCCGAGGGAACGGCGAAGGCCACCTGCTGCCCGCCGCTGCCGCCGATTTCACGGGTCGCTGCGAAGTATCCCTTGAAATAGTAGATCACTTGAGCGGCGACGCGTGCCCAGTTGATCGAATTGACTGCACCGATCCGGTAGCGCGTCTTGAACGCGTGGTCGTTCGA from the Accumulibacter sp. genome contains:
- the thrC gene encoding threonine synthase codes for the protein MRYVSTRARPAGAADSSNRTFSEILLAGLAPDGGLYLPASYPRIDQSELAQWRDLSYADLASAVLAHFIDDIPLDDLRTLIHRTYTPAIYGNGRNDSAASEITPLRWLEPPAPGSGEGGLAILELSNGPTLAFKDMAMQLLGNLFEYVLTRNGEEINILGATSGDTGSSAEYAMRGKQGVRVFMLSPHQRMSPFQRAQMYSLQDPNIYNIAVRGTFDDAQDIVKAVSNDHAFKTRYRIGAVNSINWARVAAQVIYYFKGYFAATREIGGSGGQQVAFAVPSGNFGNICAGHIARMMGLPIGRLVLATNENDVLDEFFRSGVYRPRAPSETAATSSPSMDISKASNFERFVFDLVGRDPDLIRQLWSKVDAGGSFDLSSLPCFARLPDFGFVSGRSTHADRLATIRRTHDRYGLVIDPHTADGLKVGSEHRTADMPMVVLETALPTKFEETIVEALGHRPDRPAGMEGIETLPQRVEVMDVNVDQVQRFIAQHVP